A single genomic interval of Coccidioides posadasii str. Silveira chromosome 1, complete sequence harbors:
- a CDS encoding uncharacterized protein (EggNog:ENOG410PUMS~COG:T~TransMembrane:7 (i93-115o127-149i170-194o214-235i247-269o281-299i320-340o)), whose protein sequence is MGKAISVSSIPRCRDAAPSLWPLEAEQEPLLSPPYANKSTVPTKKGPILLSFEEAPHWLQDNEYILSGYRRPNQSVTDCIASLTYVHNETANIYTHMIPGLFLVVGEILLYQNFLSFYPEATEADRLVFASLLFAALICMSFSTAYHTLMSHSHSVSRLWLQMDYLGIMALILGNILTGTYMVFYCIPHLIWLYWGTVIDTPGFIQLDFLPLLINYLVLIEQTLTLGSLSCMIILHPKLQGQEWRNFRTGTFACTGLSSLAPLAHATLMFGLSGMFEHSGLPYYLLEGLLHITGVFFYATRIPESLNPGQFDIWFSSHQIFHVLAVLATVAQVFGVWHAFDYNYTNGLACDAS, encoded by the exons ATGGGAAAGGCCATCTCTGTGTCCTCGATCCCTCGATGTCGAGATGCCGCTCCTTCACTATGGCCCCTagaagctgagcaagagccCTTGCTCTCTCCACCTTATGCGAACAAATCCACAGTCCCTACGAAAAAAGGTCCTATCTTGCTTTCCTTCGAGGAGGCTCCCCATTGGCTCCAAGACAATGAGTACATCCTCAGCGGCTATCGGCGCCCGAACCAGTCCGTCACAGACTGCATCGCAAGCTTGACATATGTGCATAATGAGACTGCGAACATATACACGCATATGATCCCGGGACTGTTCTTGGTTGTTGGTGAAATTCTACTATACCAAAACTTCCTGTCCTTTTATCCGGAGGCTACAGAAGCCGACAGACTGGTTTTTGCGTCCCTCTTGTTTGCAGCGCTGATATGCATGTCATTTTCCACTGCATATCATACCCTGATGAGCCATTCTCATAGTGTCTCCCGGTTGTGGCTGCAGATGGACTATCTTGGGATCATGGCTTTAATCCTGGGCAATATCTTGACGGGGACTTACATGGTCTTCTATTGCATACCGCACCTGATATGGCTTTATTGGGGAACGGTAATTGATACCCCAGGTTTTATTCAACTGGATTTTCTTCCTCTG CTAATCAACTATCTGGTTTTGATTGAGCAGACTCTCACTCTCGGTTCGTTATCATGTATGATTATTCTCCATCCTAAACTGCAGGGTCAAGAGTGGCGCAATTTCCGCACAGGAACCTTCGCTTGCACGGGATTATCGTCGCTCGCTCCCCTAGCCCACGCCACCCTCATGTTTGGACTATCTGGAATGTTTGAACATTCTGGTCTTCCTTACTATCTCCTGGAAGGGCTGCTCCATATCACTGGGGTTTTTTTCTATGCG ACCCGTATCCCCGAATCGTTGAACCCCGGTCAATTTGATATTTGGTTCAGCTCGCATCAGATTTTCCACGTCTTGGCAGTGCTGGCAACCGTGGCACAGGTATTTGGAGTATGGCATGCTTTTGATTACAACTATACGAATGGATTGGCGTGCGATGCATCATGA
- a CDS encoding uncharacterized protein (BUSCO:62846at4751~EggNog:ENOG410PGXY~COG:S~BUSCO:1710at33183) encodes MPSLPALAYRTLMAAISFFNPRQLFFEPAAVAVPRSRRRLRATRGSNSLYKLAALPFRFKGSSGSSMAPMAVPTQHHHRSTTKHANKTFKSKHATKGALKDLHKGKVELREKGPRKTAHQQMMSKLERRNQARQKQRLKRQVKAEAISIFSGQNGAPRHVAVVPVSDQVDPNAAISSLNESVDVTDGSAHGDLLRVRIDRFKQNVLYIPAKRDLISALDVCRLADFVVFVLPADETLDHGAQLLFRSVEGQGISNVVAVVQGLDKINPPKKRPQVLSSLKASINRFFPTLEKMHSLDSRQECANVSRGLCTATPRGIHWREDRSWMLIEDIQWPETRDECGQVSVTGIVRGKGLKADRLVHVPGWGDYQVSSIVAAPLSSRNKKEDSMNVDDDREVQILDEPTADADDLAIVAPEDVFMDDEMVSMADTERKGVLLDDHHYFSDEEEEEVSRRPRRLPKGTSSYQAAWYLDDVSDSGSDIVDNMYDDDEEMELDDEAGPEDGVFLHDNRDAMTEAGPSEYPQSEMFLDPSPEDEAQQIEEYRASRKKEESDDLEFPDEIELHPGTLARERLARYRGLKSLKTSIWETEEDRAHEPENWRRLLQIADYKGSRNQCIREALAGGVAPGTRVKVLLRDVPLAVRQRCPEPLALFSLLRHEHKHTVVNINMTLNSNVEEPIKSKDELIIQYGPRRLVINPLFSAPGTTPNNVHKFDRYLHPGRNTVATYIGPIAWGSIPVLVFRNTSVPDPEVLDGNDTSSTINALQLIATGTTMAPDHGRVVAKRVILTGHPFKIHRKVVTVRYMFFNAEDVNWFKALQLWTGRGRSGYIKESLGTHGYFKATFDNKINPQDAIGISLYKRVFPREAKQWTGEN; translated from the exons ATGCCAAGCCTTCCGGCCTTAGCTTATCGCACACTGATGGCCGCGATAAGCTTTTTCAACCCACGACAATTATTTTTCGAGCCCGCTGCCGTCGCTGTGCCACGAAGCAGACGCCGTTTACGAGCCACGAGGGGATCCAACTCGTTGTACAAACTGGCAGCTCTTCCCTTTAGATTTAAAGGGTCAAGCGGATCCAGCATGGCCCCCATGGCTGTCCCAACCCAGCACCATCACCGTAGCACCACCAAGCATGCGAACAAGACTTTCAAATCAAAACATGCGACGAAAGGCGCTCTGAAGGACTTGCACAAGG GCAAGGTCGAGCTTCGAGAGAAAGGCCCGCGGAAGACAGCCCACCAGCAAATGATGTCGAAACTTGAACGGAGAAATCAAGCCCGTCAGAAACAGAGGTTAAAGCGGCAGGTGAAGGCGGAGGCTATTAGCATATTCTCTGGCCAGAATGGCGCCCCGAGACACGTCGCTGTGGTCCCTGTCTCGGATCAAGTTGATCCAAACGCGGCCATCTCATCTCTAAATGAGAGTGTTGACGTTACGGACGGAAGTGCACACGGCGACTTACTTCGGGTGCGGATCGATAGGTTTAAGCAGAACGTACTTTATATCCCCGCAAAGAGGGACCTGATCAGTGCCTTAGATGTTTGCCGCCTAGCGGACTTTGTCGTTTTCGTCCTGCCGGCGGACGAGACGCTTGATCATGGCGCCCAGTTACTTTTTCGATCGGTTGAAGGCCAAGGTATTTCAAATGTCGTTGCTGTTGTTCAA GGACTTGATAAAATAAACCCTCCCAAGAAACGACCACAAGTTCTTTCATCTTTAAAGGCCTCCATCAACCGCTTCTTCCCTACTTTGGAAAAGATGCACTCGTTGGACTCGAGGCAAGAATGTGCGAATGTCTCAAGGGGATTGTGCACGGCGACACCAAGGGGGATACACTGGCGAGAAGACCGAAGTTGGATGCTCATTGAAGACATACAATGGCCGGAGACAAGAGACGAATGTGGCCAGGTTTCCGTCACTGGAATTGTGCGTGGAAAAGGCTTAAAGGCCGACCGCTTAGTTCACGTTCCCGGCTGGGGAGACTATCAAGTATCGTCTATCGTTGCCGCGCCTCTATCTTCTCggaataaaaaagaagattcgATGAACGTGGATGATGACAGAGAGGTTCAAATCTTGGATGAGCCGACGGCAGATGCAGACGATCTCGCTATCGTGGCCCCCGAGGATGTCTTCATGGACGATGAAATGGTGTCGATGGCAGACACGGAGAGGAAGGGAGTGCTCCTTGATGACCATCACTACTTTTcggatgaagaagaggaagaggttTCAAGACGACCGAGGCGGCTTCCAAAGGGCACATCTTCCTACCAAGCAGCATGGTATTTAGATGACGTATCTGATTCTGGGTCCGATATTGTCGATAATATGTATGATGACGACGAGGAAATGGAACTTGATGATGAGGCCGGCCCTGAAGATGGAGTCTTCCTTCACGATAACCGAGACGCCATGACTGAAGCTGGGCCCTCAGAGTACCCTCAGTCAGAAATGTTCTTAGATCCGTCTCCCGAAGACGAAGCCCAACAAATAGAAGAATATCGTGCGAGtcgaaagaaagaagagagcgaCGATCTTGAATTCCCCGATGAAATTGAGCTTCATCCAGGAACGCTCGCAAGGGAACGACTTGCGCGATACCGGGGTCTGAAGAGCCTGAAAACTAGCATATGGGAAACCGAAGAGGATCGAGCACATGAGCCAGAAAATTGGCGCCGCCTGCTTCAGATTGCGGATTACAAAGGTTCGAGAAACCAGTGCATCCGTGAAGCTCTTGCGGGTGGCGTAGCACCGGGCACCAGAGTAAAAGTTCTTTTACGCGATGTGCCTTTGGCCGTCAGGCAAAGATGTCCAGAGCCACTTGCTCTATTCTCCCTTCTCCGCCATGAACACAAACACACTGTTGTCAACATCAATATGACACTCAATTCGAATGTTGAGGAACCTATTAAATCTAAAGATGAATTGATTATCCAGTATGGCCCTCGCCGGCTCGTCATCAATCCGTTATTTTCGGCACCCGGTACCACTCCGAACAATGTTCATAAATTTGACAGATACCTGCATCCTGGGCGAAACACCGTGGCAACATATATCGGCCCCATCGCTTGGGGCTCGATTCCAGTGCTGGTCTTTAGGAATACGTCTGTACCGGACCCAGAAGTCTTGGACGGAAACGACACATCCTCCACAATCAATGCTCTGCAGTTAATTGCAACGGGAACTACTATGGCGCCCGATCATGGACGCGTTGTTGCCAAGCGTGTTATTCTGACTGGCCATCCGTTCAAGATCCACCGAAAAGTTGTTACGGTGCGATACATGTTCTTCAATGCCGAAGACGTCAATTGGTTCAAAGCTTTGCAGCTATGGACCGGGCGAGGGCGCAGTGGATATATCAAAGAGAGTTTGGGGACGCATGGGTACTTTAAGGCAACATTTGACAATAAAATCAACCCCCAGGATGCGATTGGAATCAGTTTGTACAAGCGTGTATTCCCTCGCGAGGCAAAACAATGGACTGGCGAGAATTAG
- the UTP7 gene encoding Small subunit (SSU) processome component (BUSCO:241483at4751~EggNog:ENOG410PHNQ~COG:A~BUSCO:4993at33183), with protein sequence MEVETSRPSVPSQRRSAHLTAEARESALRLADAQKQYGRGKKVNIKSIKDKKLRSQLRTLENKYKDASLKAKDAEVLLEHESGFLEPEGELERTYKVRQDEIRDNVGIETAKKGFELKLEELGPYRADYTRNGKMLLLAGRKGHVATMDWREGKLGCELQIGETVRDAKWLHNELFFAVAQKRYVYIYDHKGVELHCLDKHVEATHLEFLPYHFLLASAATSGYLKYTDTSTGQLVAELPTRQGSPTSLCQNPYNAILHVGHQNGTVTLWSPNSTTPLVKALAHRGPVRSIAVDRQGRYMVSTGQDMRMAIWDIRMFKEVHNYSVHQPGATVSISDRGLTAVGWGTKVSVWKGLFDAAAASERKVQSPYMAWGGDGQRIENVRWCPYEDILGVAHDKGFSSLIVPGAGEPNFDASEANPYENVKQRQEAEVKSLLTKLQPEMISLNPDFVGSLDLVSDKIKREERDLDKKNEDPIERLKNRGRGRNSALRRYLRKRGSKNVIDEKRVKAETLRREQKSRVQGKIRQEREELGPALARFVKK encoded by the exons ATGGAAGTCGAAACTTCTCGACCCTCTGTCCCCTCCCAGCGCCGTTCAGCTCACCTCACCGCGGAAGCCCGCGAATCGGCGCTCAGGCTCGCCGACGCCCAGAAGCAGTATGGACGCGGAAAGAAGGTCAACATAAAGAGCataaaagacaaaaagcTCCGAAGCCAGTTGAGGACACTTGAGAATAAGTACAAGGATGCATCCTTAAAAGCAAAAGATGCCGAAGTTCTATTAGAGCACGAAAGTGGCTTCTTGGAACCTGAGGGAGAGCTCGAGCGGACCTATAAGGTGCGACAAGATGAGATTAGGGATAATGTCGGAATCGAAACAGCAAAAAAGGGATTTGAGCTGAAGCTGGAGGAGTTGGGGCCTTACAGAGCAGACTACACAAGAAATGGCAAGATGCTGTTACTAGCGGGACGGAAAGGCCATGTTGCGACGATGGACTGGCGAGAGGGAAAGCTGGGATGCGAGCTACAGATTGGAGAGACCGTAAGGGATGCTAAATGGCTACATAATGAGCTTTTTTTCGCGGTGGCACAGAAACGATATGTCTACATCTACGACCACAAGGGTGTCGAACTACATTGCCTGGATAAGCATGTGGAAGCGACTCATCTGGAATTCCTACCATATCACTTTCTTCTTGCCAGCGCA GCTACCAGTGGCTACCTGAAGTACACCGATACATCGACCGGTCAGCTGGTCGCTGAGCTTCCTACAAGACAAGGCTCGCCTACCTCCCTCTGCCAAAATCCTTACAACGCAATTCTCCACGTTGGACATCAAAACGGCACGGTGACGCTCTGGTCTCCGAACTCCACAACTCCCCTGGTGAAAGCACTGGCCCATCGAGGTCCTGTACGATCGATTGCGGTAGATCGCCAGGGCCGATATATGGTTTCTACCGGGCAGGACATGAGAATGGCGATTTGGGATATTCGCATGTTTAAAGAAGTACATAACTATTCCGTCCATCAACCAGGAGCAACGGTATCCATTAGCGATCGAGGTCTGACGGCGGTGGGTTGGGGAACAAAGGTCAGTGTTTGGAAGGGCCTGTTCGACGCCGCGGCCGCCAGTGAGCGGAAAGTTCAAAGCCCATACATGGCGTGGGGTGGTGATGGACAACGCATCGAAAATGTCCGGTGGTGCCCATACGAGGATATCCTCGGCGTGGCCCACGACAAAGGATTCTCTAGCCTCATAGTCCCAGGCGCCGGTGAGCCCAATTTCGACGCCTCAGAAGCCAATCCATATGAGAATGTGAAACAAAGACAAGAAGCTGAAGTGAAGTCTCTATTGACCAAACTTCAGCCCGAAATGATTTCTCTCAATCCAGATTTCGTGGGCAGTCTGGATCTAGTCAGTGATAAGATCAAGCGAGAGGAAAGGGATCTCGATAAAAAGAACGAGGATCCCATTGAAAGATTGAAGAATCGCGGGCGTGGACGAAATAGTGCTTTGCGAAGATATCTGCGGAAGAGAGGATCGAAGAACGTGATCGATGAGAAGAGGGTTAAAGCCGAGACTCTGAGAAGAGAACAAAAGTCGAGAGTTCAGGGAAAAATACGACAGGAGAGGGAAGAACTAGGACCTGCGTTGGCCAGATTCGTCAAAAAGTAA
- a CDS encoding uncharacterized protein (EggNog:ENOG410PK35~COG:K,O~BUSCO:12183at33183), whose product MGGSAPLWLEPQASSTAELPRFSSNPFLPRQIPTFCSPAINSLDDSRPRRVLDHGRTSTSSTMATQHSHSHSHAHDAGSHGHTHEVLDGPGSYLNREMPIVEGRDWNDRAFTIGIGGPVGSGKTALMLQLCLALRDTYNIAAVTNDIFTREDAEFLTQNKALSPERIRAIETGGCPHAAVREDISANLLALQQLQRKFGTDLLLIESGGDNLAANYSRELADFIIYVIDVAGGDKIPRKGGPGITGSDLLVVNKTDLAEAVGADLEVMERDAAKMRDGGPTIFAVVKNGKGVEHIVNLIVSAWKSTGAYDISLARWKAGAPRGSGQV is encoded by the exons ATGGGCGGCAGTGCGCCCTTGTGGCTGGAACCGCAGGCAAGCTCCACAGCGGAGTTACCGCGCTTTTCGTCAAACCCTTTTCTACCCCGCCAGATTCCCACTTTCTGCTCCCCTGCGATCAACTCTCTCGACGATTCCCGCCCACGACGAGTCCTGGACCACGGTCGCACATCGACTTCATCCACAATGGCTACACAGCACTCCCACTCCCATTCGCATGCTCACGATGCCGGCTCCCATGGCCATACGCACGAAGTCCTCGACGGTCCCGGCTCCTACCTGAACCGCGAGATGCCAATCGTCGAAGGGCGTGATTGGAATGATAGGGCATTTACGATTGGAATTGGAGG ACCAGTAGGTTCTGGGAAAACGGCTCTGATGCTGCAGCTCTGCTTGGCCCTGCGGGATACTTACAACATCGCCGCGGTGACGAATGATATCTTTACGAG GGAAGATGCCGAATTCCTAACTCAAAATAAAGCTCTCTCTCCTGAACGCATTCGTGCCATCGAAACCGGCGGTTGCCCGCATGCCGCTGTCCGAGAAGATATTAGCGCCAATCTGCTTGCTCTCCAGCAACTCCAGCGCAAATTTGGAACTGATCTCCTGCTCATCGAATCCGGCGGGGATAACCTGGCAGCGAACTACTCACGCGAACTTGCCGATTTTATCATATATGTCATCGATGTCGCTGGCGGGGATAAGATTCCGCGAAAGGGTGGCCCAGGAATTACAGGAAGCGACCTGTTGGTTGTGAATAAGACTGATTTAGCAGAAGCCGTAGGGGCGGATTTGGAGGTGATGGAGAGGGATGCGGCGAAGATGAGAGACGGTGGACCGACGATATTTGCAGTCGTGAAAAACGGGAAGGGCGTGGAGCACATTGTTAACCTGATCGTCAGCGCGTGGAAGTCCACGGGAGCGTATGATATTAGTCTTGCGAGGTGGAAGGCTGGTGCACCCAGAGGTTCCGGCCAGGTGTAG
- a CDS encoding uncharacterized protein (EggNog:ENOG410PK35~COG:K,O~BUSCO:12183at33183) — translation MATQHSHSHSHAHDAGSHGHTHEVLDGPGSYLNREMPIVEGRDWNDRAFTIGIGGPVGSGKTALMLQLCLALRDTYNIAAVTNDIFTREDAEFLTQNKALSPERIRAIETGGCPHAAVREDISANLLALQQLQRKFGTDLLLIESGGDNLAANYSRELADFIIYVIDVAGGDKIPRKGGPGITGSDLLVVNKTDLAEAVGADLEVMERDAAKMRDGGPTIFAVVKNGKGVEHIVNLIVSAWKSTGAYDISLARWKAGAPRGSGQV, via the exons ATGGCTACACAGCACTCCCACTCCCATTCGCATGCTCACGATGCCGGCTCCCATGGCCATACGCACGAAGTCCTCGACGGTCCCGGCTCCTACCTGAACCGCGAGATGCCAATCGTCGAAGGGCGTGATTGGAATGATAGGGCATTTACGATTGGAATTGGAGG ACCAGTAGGTTCTGGGAAAACGGCTCTGATGCTGCAGCTCTGCTTGGCCCTGCGGGATACTTACAACATCGCCGCGGTGACGAATGATATCTTTACGAG GGAAGATGCCGAATTCCTAACTCAAAATAAAGCTCTCTCTCCTGAACGCATTCGTGCCATCGAAACCGGCGGTTGCCCGCATGCCGCTGTCCGAGAAGATATTAGCGCCAATCTGCTTGCTCTCCAGCAACTCCAGCGCAAATTTGGAACTGATCTCCTGCTCATCGAATCCGGCGGGGATAACCTGGCAGCGAACTACTCACGCGAACTTGCCGATTTTATCATATATGTCATCGATGTCGCTGGCGGGGATAAGATTCCGCGAAAGGGTGGCCCAGGAATTACAGGAAGCGACCTGTTGGTTGTGAATAAGACTGATTTAGCAGAAGCCGTAGGGGCGGATTTGGAGGTGATGGAGAGGGATGCGGCGAAGATGAGAGACGGTGGACCGACGATATTTGCAGTCGTGAAAAACGGGAAGGGCGTGGAGCACATTGTTAACCTGATCGTCAGCGCGTGGAAGTCCACGGGAGCGTATGATATTAGTCTTGCGAGGTGGAAGGCTGGTGCACCCAGAGGTTCCGGCCAGGTGTAG